A region from the Leptolyngbya iicbica LK genome encodes:
- a CDS encoding DUF3086 domain-containing protein, translated as MQADLARMVREAVSDLERKKRSLELEIEKLERRRDRINAEMKTTFAGASQELAMRVQSFKEYLVGSLQDLATSAEQLSLSPPEPPPNRPSAGPQRPEPEPPPTPAPPVTRSPHLLDAERIQSLLDQYRLRPDYYGPVWQLRRTFEPIHADRVANWMLEQGGRGAIKTLNSRLQNVLVASAAISMLHTMHGDRLRVLVLARSPERLGDWRRGFQDCLGVSRADFGTRSGIMLFESSEPMAQRAERLLENNYLPFIIIDESEGKVALSILQFPLWLAIAPDPSNPTSDAYEFY; from the coding sequence GATTGAAAAACTCGAGCGCCGCCGCGATCGCATCAACGCTGAGATGAAGACCACTTTTGCTGGTGCTTCGCAAGAGTTAGCCATGCGAGTTCAGAGCTTTAAGGAATATCTGGTGGGTAGTCTGCAAGACCTAGCAACTTCAGCTGAGCAGTTGTCCCTATCTCCTCCAGAACCACCACCCAATCGCCCTTCCGCCGGCCCCCAACGACCGGAGCCCGAGCCGCCCCCCACACCAGCTCCCCCGGTCACTCGTTCGCCACATTTATTGGATGCAGAACGCATTCAAAGTCTGTTGGATCAATATCGTTTACGGCCCGACTACTACGGCCCCGTCTGGCAACTACGTCGTACCTTTGAACCCATTCATGCTGATCGCGTTGCTAACTGGATGCTAGAACAAGGCGGGCGGGGGGCGATCAAAACCCTGAATAGCCGACTGCAAAATGTGTTGGTCGCCTCGGCGGCAATTTCGATGTTGCACACTATGCATGGCGATCGCCTGCGGGTGCTGGTACTAGCTCGGAGTCCTGAGCGACTAGGCGACTGGCGGCGGGGCTTTCAAGACTGCTTAGGCGTATCGCGGGCTGACTTTGGCACTCGCAGTGGCATTATGCTGTTTGAATCGTCAGAGCCCATGGCCCAGCGTGCCGAACGTCTATTAGAAAACAATTACCTGCCATTCATCATCATCGACGAGTCAGAAGGTAAAGTTGCCCTGTCAATCTTGCAGTTTCCCCTTTGGTTGGCAATTGCCCCTGATCCCAGCAATCCCACTTCAGATGCCTACGAGTTCTACTAA
- a CDS encoding ATP-dependent Clp protease ATP-binding subunit has product MFEHFTNTAIAVIMKAQEEARRLQHNFVGTEQLLLGLLRENSSVAAAVLTEFGVNLTDARTEVEAIIGRGSGNPPSEVPFTPKVKQVFESAFQEARKLDASYIEPEHLLLSLTQSRESVAYRVMENLGVSPSKVRTRLIKDLGEAAAIPAGGRKARTSDRRRKSKVLEEYSTDLTLKAAEGLLDPVVGRAKEIERVVQILGRRTKNNPVLIGEPGVGKTAIAEGLAQRIVNQDVPATLMGKKVHAIDMGLLVSGTRFRGDFEERLTQLLDEVRNDDDIILVIDEIHTLVGAGSLEGGMDAANMLKPALARGEMQCIGATTLDEYRQHIEKDAALERRFQPVMVEPPSVTDTIEILEGIRSRYEQFHNVLISDSALKAAAELSDRYISDRHLPDKAIDLIDEAGSRIKLRYQISYPSPEVKQELRQVSSDLQVAVRSQEFAQAQELRHRKHELLAQIQGPQPEAAEAPPMTQPVVEDNDIAEIVASWTGVPVTRMTESEAMQLMHLEDTLHERVIGQHEAVEASARAIRRSRVKLASPDRPIASLVFSGPTGVGKTELTKALAASLFGSEEAMIRLDMSEYMESYTVSKLVGSPPGFVGYDEGGQLTEAVRRKPYSVILLDEIEKAHPDVFNILLQVLDDGRLTDSKGRSVSFKNTLIIMTSNIGSQVIEKGGGGMGFDTAIEDEATTRYNNIRSLVQEEMKQYFRPELLNRLDEIIVFRQLTKPEVKEIADLMLVGVNQRLAERGITVSVTPAFEEKLINAGYDQRYGARPMRRAIACLVEDTLAEAILAGSVQDGDAVLLTVDDEDNVRVEQQQTPALAGVQR; this is encoded by the coding sequence ATGTTTGAGCACTTCACCAACACCGCGATCGCCGTCATTATGAAGGCCCAGGAAGAGGCCCGTCGATTGCAGCATAATTTCGTTGGCACCGAGCAGTTGCTGCTCGGGTTGCTACGGGAAAATTCCAGCGTTGCCGCCGCAGTTTTAACTGAGTTTGGCGTAAATTTGACCGACGCACGTACAGAAGTCGAAGCCATCATTGGGCGGGGCAGTGGCAATCCCCCTTCCGAGGTGCCGTTTACGCCCAAAGTCAAACAAGTTTTCGAAAGCGCTTTTCAAGAGGCTCGCAAGTTAGATGCTTCTTACATCGAACCGGAGCATCTATTGCTGAGCTTGACTCAAAGCCGGGAGAGTGTGGCCTATCGAGTCATGGAAAATTTAGGCGTTTCTCCCAGCAAGGTGCGGACTCGCTTAATCAAAGATTTGGGCGAAGCAGCAGCGATTCCAGCCGGAGGACGCAAAGCCCGCACGAGCGATCGCCGTCGCAAGAGCAAAGTTCTCGAAGAATACAGCACTGACCTGACCTTGAAAGCCGCCGAAGGATTGCTTGATCCGGTCGTCGGTCGTGCCAAAGAGATTGAGCGTGTTGTCCAAATTCTGGGGCGGCGCACCAAAAATAATCCTGTACTCATTGGCGAACCCGGTGTCGGTAAAACCGCGATCGCTGAGGGCTTGGCTCAGCGCATCGTGAACCAAGATGTGCCTGCCACCCTCATGGGCAAGAAGGTTCATGCCATCGACATGGGTCTGCTGGTATCGGGCACCCGTTTCAGAGGCGACTTTGAAGAGCGACTGACTCAGCTTTTAGATGAAGTCCGCAACGATGACGACATCATTTTGGTGATCGACGAGATTCATACGCTAGTTGGGGCGGGTTCCCTTGAAGGGGGCATGGATGCCGCAAACATGCTCAAGCCTGCCCTTGCTCGCGGGGAAATGCAGTGTATTGGGGCCACCACCCTCGACGAATATCGTCAACACATCGAAAAAGATGCAGCGCTAGAGCGGCGCTTTCAACCTGTCATGGTAGAGCCGCCTTCGGTGACCGATACGATTGAAATCTTGGAAGGCATCCGCAGCCGCTACGAACAGTTCCACAATGTCTTGATCTCAGACTCTGCCCTGAAAGCTGCAGCCGAGCTATCGGATCGGTACATTAGCGATCGCCACTTGCCTGACAAAGCGATTGACCTGATTGATGAGGCGGGATCTCGCATCAAGTTACGTTATCAAATCAGCTATCCTTCGCCTGAGGTGAAGCAAGAGTTGCGACAAGTTTCGAGCGATTTGCAAGTGGCTGTCCGCTCTCAGGAGTTTGCTCAAGCTCAAGAACTGCGCCACCGTAAGCATGAGCTATTGGCCCAAATCCAAGGCCCTCAGCCCGAAGCGGCGGAGGCTCCGCCCATGACTCAGCCGGTGGTCGAAGACAACGACATCGCTGAAATTGTGGCTTCTTGGACTGGAGTACCGGTCACGCGCATGACTGAGTCTGAAGCAATGCAACTGATGCATTTAGAAGACACCCTGCACGAGCGCGTCATTGGTCAACACGAAGCGGTAGAAGCGTCTGCCCGCGCCATTCGCCGTTCCCGAGTTAAACTGGCGAGTCCAGATCGTCCCATTGCGAGCCTGGTTTTTTCTGGCCCGACCGGAGTCGGTAAGACTGAGCTCACCAAAGCGCTTGCTGCGTCTCTGTTCGGCTCAGAAGAAGCGATGATTCGACTCGATATGTCGGAATATATGGAGAGTTATACCGTCTCAAAACTAGTCGGTTCCCCTCCAGGATTCGTGGGCTATGACGAAGGTGGACAGCTAACTGAAGCCGTACGTCGCAAGCCTTACTCAGTCATTTTGCTAGACGAGATCGAAAAGGCACATCCCGACGTTTTCAACATCCTGCTGCAAGTTCTAGATGATGGCCGTTTAACAGACTCCAAAGGTCGTTCGGTCAGCTTCAAGAATACGCTAATCATCATGACCTCGAATATTGGTTCACAGGTCATCGAGAAGGGCGGCGGCGGCATGGGCTTTGACACCGCGATTGAAGACGAAGCCACCACTCGGTACAACAATATTCGCAGTCTGGTGCAAGAAGAGATGAAACAGTATTTTCGTCCGGAGTTGCTGAATCGTCTGGATGAAATTATTGTCTTCCGTCAGCTGACGAAGCCCGAAGTCAAGGAGATTGCTGATCTAATGCTGGTCGGCGTAAACCAACGACTGGCAGAGCGAGGCATTACGGTCAGTGTTACCCCAGCGTTTGAAGAAAAGCTGATCAACGCTGGGTATGACCAGCGCTATGGAGCCCGTCCGATGCGTCGAGCGATCGCTTGTTTAGTCGAAGACACACTAGCCGAGGCAATTCTGGCTGGTTCAGTTCAAGATGGTGATGCCGTGTTGTTGACTGTCGATGACGAAGACAACGTTCGTGTTGAGCAGCAACAAACGCCCGCCCTAGCAGGCGTACAGCGCTAG
- a CDS encoding ABC-ATPase domain-containing protein, whose protein sequence is MTVNRLSDRLHALDGQSYKAYKSLQGSHALANFMLHVDYVQGDPFAAPSRIRVEVSQAIAQLPAALYNVLSRRIALEDYLIRQFDQQIQTVGRTAGSGKSGLIEIVRPSQAILPRSAAHISEQRVELRLAVGLPAFGRRIAGRQAATLLCEHLPALVNQTLLYARLDAAALQAHCDCAEAADYLRHQLRDRHLVAFIANGAILPRRSGVDDRPLGQDAVPFQAPPSLQTSLHLPNGAIVTGMGIPQGVTLMVGGGYHGKSTLLRAIEAGVYNHIPGDGREQVVTEGMAMKVRAEDGRSVAGVNISPFINHLPQGRSTAQFSTPDASGSTSQAASIIEAIEVGATTLLIDEDTSATNFMIRDRRMQALIAKAQEPITPFVDKVRQLYTDYGVSTILVMGGSGDYFDVADTVIALDNYRPDDVTEQARAIAQSDQNIRRAEGGTTFGPIASRIVRPDSIDARKGKRPVNLKARATDEIRLGMHEIDLSAVEQLVESGQLKAIAAAMVYAQQYYFDGERSLAAALDRVMGDIQAHGLDCLSDRLSGEFVGFRALELAAALNRLRSLAIEEASSDH, encoded by the coding sequence ATGACAGTTAATCGTTTAAGCGATCGCTTGCACGCTCTCGATGGGCAAAGCTACAAAGCTTACAAGTCCCTGCAGGGAAGTCATGCGCTAGCTAATTTCATGCTGCATGTTGATTATGTGCAGGGTGATCCGTTTGCTGCGCCGAGCCGCATTCGGGTGGAGGTATCACAGGCGATCGCACAGTTGCCCGCTGCGCTGTATAACGTGCTGTCGCGCCGCATAGCGCTGGAAGATTACTTGATTCGTCAATTTGACCAGCAGATTCAGACGGTGGGACGGACCGCAGGTTCTGGAAAAAGTGGATTGATTGAGATTGTGCGGCCTTCCCAAGCAATTTTGCCGCGCAGTGCAGCGCACATCTCTGAGCAAAGGGTGGAGTTACGTTTAGCCGTCGGATTGCCAGCATTTGGGCGGCGCATTGCTGGACGACAAGCAGCTACTCTCTTGTGCGAACACTTACCTGCATTGGTTAACCAAACGCTGCTTTATGCGCGACTGGATGCCGCTGCGCTGCAAGCCCATTGCGACTGTGCTGAGGCCGCAGACTATTTGCGTCATCAGTTACGCGATCGCCATCTGGTGGCGTTTATTGCCAATGGGGCGATATTGCCTCGCCGAAGTGGCGTGGATGATCGACCGTTAGGCCAAGATGCCGTTCCGTTTCAGGCCCCCCCTTCGTTACAGACAAGTTTGCACTTGCCGAATGGGGCCATCGTTACTGGCATGGGTATTCCCCAAGGGGTGACGTTGATGGTGGGGGGCGGATATCACGGCAAATCGACTCTGCTGCGGGCGATCGAGGCAGGCGTTTACAATCACATCCCTGGCGATGGTCGAGAGCAGGTGGTCACAGAGGGGATGGCGATGAAGGTGCGCGCTGAGGATGGCCGCAGCGTGGCGGGGGTCAATATTTCACCCTTTATCAATCATTTGCCGCAAGGACGCTCGACGGCCCAATTTTCGACACCAGACGCTAGCGGCAGCACGTCGCAGGCTGCCAGCATCATTGAGGCCATCGAGGTAGGAGCGACCACGCTATTAATCGATGAAGATACGTCGGCGACTAATTTTATGATTCGCGATCGCCGCATGCAGGCGCTGATTGCCAAAGCCCAAGAACCCATTACGCCCTTTGTCGATAAAGTGCGTCAGTTGTACACAGACTATGGCGTTTCCACCATTTTGGTCATGGGGGGGAGTGGCGATTACTTTGATGTGGCGGATACGGTGATTGCCCTCGACAATTACCGTCCTGACGATGTGACGGAGCAGGCGCGGGCGATCGCCCAATCGGATCAAAATATTCGCCGAGCTGAGGGGGGGACAACCTTTGGCCCCATTGCCTCGCGTATCGTAAGGCCTGACAGCATTGATGCGCGAAAGGGCAAACGACCCGTGAATCTAAAAGCTCGTGCTACCGATGAAATTCGGCTCGGTATGCATGAGATTGACCTCTCAGCGGTTGAGCAGTTGGTGGAGTCTGGACAACTGAAGGCGATCGCGGCTGCCATGGTGTATGCACAGCAATATTACTTTGATGGTGAGCGATCGCTGGCTGCTGCGCTAGACCGGGTGATGGGCGACATTCAAGCTCACGGATTAGATTGTTTGAGCGATCGCCTCAGTGGCGAATTTGTTGGCTTTCGGGCTCTAGAGCTTGCTGCCGCTCTCAACCGTTTGCGAAGCTTAGCAATTGAGGAAGCATCTAGCGACCATTGA
- a CDS encoding DUF4126 domain-containing protein, which produces MIITELLAVLSVSAAAGLRIALPLLLIGLLSGNLWSHMPGLSQLPPTLIVGALVSWALAELIFSTQPLMQRLIRTIGLLLSPVVGAIAGIAVARTFQIDDTLAIVLGLLGGLLALVIHLVQVGWIYRLQRPKVWVIFAEDFLCVCLVLFAFDAPEQGGLIALLLLWLALRTSQTWRQWYLKQPNRSDRPPKRLRREPD; this is translated from the coding sequence GTGATTATTACAGAACTGCTAGCAGTGTTGTCAGTTTCAGCCGCAGCCGGGTTGCGCATCGCCCTACCGCTGCTACTGATTGGCTTGCTGTCGGGCAATCTCTGGTCGCACATGCCGGGATTATCACAGCTGCCACCGACACTCATTGTCGGCGCGCTGGTGAGTTGGGCCTTAGCAGAATTGATTTTTTCCACCCAGCCATTGATGCAGCGGCTTATTCGCACCATTGGCTTGCTACTCAGTCCGGTCGTGGGCGCGATCGCGGGCATTGCCGTCGCCCGCACCTTCCAGATCGACGATACCCTCGCAATTGTGCTCGGGTTGCTCGGTGGTCTGCTCGCTCTGGTGATTCATCTGGTGCAAGTCGGCTGGATTTATCGCCTCCAGCGTCCCAAGGTATGGGTCATCTTTGCCGAAGATTTTCTATGTGTCTGCCTGGTCCTCTTTGCGTTCGACGCGCCCGAACAAGGGGGACTCATCGCCCTATTGTTATTGTGGCTGGCCCTGCGAACCTCACAAACCTGGCGGCAGTGGTATCTAAAGCAGCCTAACCGGAGCGATCGCCCCCCCAAACGACTGCGACGTGAACCTGACTAG
- a CDS encoding rhomboid family intramembrane serine protease — protein MPPQYPQPLPRSPYNPVWNLVAIVILLWGVQMVNVGLFDGRLILNGIYPRQLDELQGILWAPFLHGNFGHLLANTFPIIILGGLVMLGKAEDFWVVTGLSALASGLGTWLIGAPNSIHIGASGVVFGYFGYLLLRGYFDRSAFAVTSSMLVIIFYGSFLWGVLPNQPGVSWEGHLFGFIGGGFSAWLLSKSAR, from the coding sequence ATGCCACCACAGTATCCTCAACCGTTGCCTAGATCGCCTTACAACCCGGTGTGGAACTTAGTCGCGATCGTGATTCTATTGTGGGGCGTTCAGATGGTGAATGTCGGTTTGTTCGACGGGCGATTAATTTTGAACGGCATTTATCCACGTCAATTGGACGAGTTACAAGGAATTCTCTGGGCGCCCTTCTTGCATGGCAATTTTGGTCATCTTTTAGCCAACACCTTTCCCATCATCATTCTGGGAGGACTGGTGATGTTGGGCAAAGCCGAAGATTTTTGGGTCGTGACCGGCTTATCGGCGCTGGCGAGTGGCTTGGGAACCTGGTTGATTGGTGCACCTAACTCCATTCATATTGGCGCTAGTGGCGTGGTCTTTGGCTATTTTGGTTATCTGCTGCTGCGCGGCTATTTCGATCGCAGCGCGTTTGCCGTGACGTCTTCTATGTTGGTGATTATTTTCTACGGCAGTTTTCTCTGGGGGGTTTTGCCTAATCAACCCGGCGTCTCCTGGGAAGGTCATTTATTTGGCTTTATCGGTGGCGGATTTTCTGCCTGGCTGCTGTCTAAATCAGCTCGCTGA
- a CDS encoding DUF4335 domain-containing protein, translating to MTAQRQYILPNCNLIVEGLVTGDEADPTSPLTVVLNTECTFPGTPDRLSGGREFLNALVKTVSDYAQSLLSGVPYPIATTPTADHPVILQPTEDHRHQLIATLTDANGAEMQQAIALNTVQLFDLVEAVDQLLADAFTLPDMALQVTPLNRRHARPAEPVAQRVIPAAVGVSALAVASVLLFIVPVPEFEPQRSDREEQSELVDPNTTNGADSGAAAPGSDEANDPNAESTSATPDPSADAETDPGTEATSETSELTTSEDVADPVAAGIALGRLSTAPAIADDDLLADLETEVTNTLEAALEDLADDGGLAFDDALIYRIAVSTEGDILGYKYENDAALENVDRTPLPQLTFIPIDVEQAISEPVAQFRLTLQPDGTVELTPVEATDAE from the coding sequence ATGACGGCACAGCGTCAATACATTTTGCCGAACTGCAATTTGATTGTGGAAGGTCTTGTCACTGGAGACGAAGCTGATCCGACCTCACCGCTGACGGTGGTGCTGAATACGGAATGTACCTTTCCGGGCACACCTGATCGCCTCAGCGGGGGCCGTGAGTTTTTGAATGCGCTGGTCAAAACGGTCAGCGATTACGCCCAGTCTTTGCTGAGTGGCGTGCCCTATCCGATTGCCACCACGCCCACCGCCGATCACCCCGTGATTCTGCAACCCACGGAGGATCATCGTCATCAGTTAATTGCCACGCTGACGGACGCCAACGGCGCGGAAATGCAGCAAGCGATCGCGCTCAATACGGTACAGCTCTTTGACCTGGTAGAAGCGGTCGATCAGCTCTTGGCCGATGCGTTTACCTTGCCTGACATGGCCTTGCAGGTGACGCCTCTCAATCGCCGTCACGCCCGTCCGGCTGAACCCGTTGCCCAGCGCGTGATTCCTGCCGCTGTGGGCGTTTCTGCCCTGGCAGTCGCGTCGGTATTGCTCTTTATCGTGCCAGTACCTGAGTTTGAGCCCCAGCGCAGCGATCGCGAAGAACAATCAGAACTCGTCGACCCGAATACCACCAACGGCGCAGACAGCGGTGCAGCTGCCCCGGGCTCCGATGAAGCCAATGACCCCAATGCTGAGTCGACCAGTGCAACTCCTGATCCAAGTGCTGATGCTGAGACGGATCCAGGCACCGAGGCGACCAGTGAGACTAGCGAGCTGACGACTAGTGAAGACGTGGCCGATCCCGTGGCGGCAGGAATTGCTTTAGGGCGACTATCCACTGCACCTGCGATCGCCGATGATGATTTGCTCGCCGATTTAGAAACGGAGGTCACCAACACCCTCGAAGCAGCCCTTGAAGATTTGGCCGACGATGGCGGCTTAGCCTTTGATGATGCGTTGATTTACCGCATCGCCGTCTCTACAGAGGGCGATATCTTGGGCTATAAGTACGAAAATGACGCCGCCCTGGAAAATGTTGATCGCACGCCACTACCCCAGCTGACGTTTATTCCCATTGATGTCGAGCAGGCGATCTCGGAGCCTGTAGCCCAATTTCGCCTGACTTTGCAGCCCGACGGCACGGTGGAATTGACCCCTGTCGAAGCGACCGATGCAGAGTAA
- a CDS encoding DUF3038 domain-containing protein encodes MQVDSPPASPSPSILETLATPSLPSQDCPRRVRTDLDLLILAIESLDVAGSEALLKVSEQLGLQPVIPGRVKLWLIRSTNPMRRQSQRDPLSLDQAKALTLVICFLAKRLTVLIRQLLLGYQQLQDQNLSPEHHFRLAEYLQRFRSLFRARMNPKRAGVIAYSTDEKLDELAILLLTRLLFCTGTQGPQRLWNSLFDGEVV; translated from the coding sequence ATGCAAGTCGACAGCCCGCCGGCGTCACCGTCGCCCTCGATCCTAGAAACCCTCGCTACGCCCAGCCTGCCGTCGCAAGACTGTCCGCGCCGGGTACGCACCGATTTAGATTTGTTGATTCTGGCGATCGAATCTCTCGATGTGGCCGGGTCAGAAGCGCTCCTCAAAGTGTCTGAGCAACTCGGCTTACAGCCCGTCATTCCGGGGCGGGTTAAGTTGTGGCTCATCCGCAGCACCAACCCCATGCGGCGACAAAGCCAACGCGACCCGCTTTCCCTTGACCAAGCCAAAGCTCTGACTTTAGTGATTTGTTTCCTCGCCAAGCGGTTGACCGTGTTGATTCGTCAACTGTTACTGGGCTACCAGCAGTTACAAGACCAAAATCTATCCCCAGAGCATCATTTCCGTCTGGCGGAATATTTACAGCGATTTCGGAGTCTGTTTCGGGCGCGCATGAATCCCAAACGCGCTGGAGTGATTGCCTACAGCACCGACGAAAAACTCGATGAACTAGCGATTTTGTTGCTCACCCGTTTATTATTTTGCACTGGCACCCAAGGGCCGCAGCGCCTATGGAATAGCCTGTTTGATGGAGAAGTCGTATGA
- a CDS encoding IMS domain-containing protein, which yields MTVRIPLDYYRILGLPIQATPEQLKQAHRDRTLQLPRREYSEIAIESRKSLIDEAYRLLADVEQRQSYDAQFLARTYTPSALEAFKSVHAEGEAAEFNPQMGEETLRSLAADNTPAPTLEPYTPTVEISNDQFVGALLILLELGEYEQAIRLGRPFMANGSDTLADGRYGEPARVKGDVVLSLALACLELGREQWQQNQYENAAESLDTGLTLLVQENNFPAIQAELRSDLDKLRPYRVLELVARPLEQTAERRQGFQLLKAMLQDRGGIDGAGDDRSGLSTDDFLRFIQQLRGYLTAAEQQEIFEKEARRPSAVATYLAVYALLARGFSFHQPALVRRAKQLLQQVGTRQDVHLEQAVCALLLGQAEEAGHALELSQEYEPLAFIREHSQGAPDLLPGLCLYAERWLREEVFTHFRDLTDQQTALKDYFADPQVQSFLETMPVAPASPPSTSVPLYTSERPDLSVAADEVLPQSAFAAASMSGQANAASANPDASLAQGLTFVDEKLAKAGAAETLGTNLEHDLSVAERVSQLSPDGQLQGSQAKPRSTGAASNGYRPSAQVVSPPPAQPSRSTPPSTPSSPSRSPRWGRLAVVVIVGLLAMGTLGVVTVRALAWIGGLFSGPKIQQPALNISLSTPPISLPEAPSPEATIGVTDIAERTITNWLEAKRLAMGPEHNIAVLETALVDPVLTQWQNRAAGGERDNWYYTFEHSVNVISVEPDDPTAEAITVEAEVNEVAEFFELGARNDTLSYDTNLTMRYELVREGDDWYVRDMAEVGE from the coding sequence ATGACAGTGCGAATTCCACTGGATTACTACCGAATACTGGGCTTACCAATACAGGCCACGCCAGAACAACTGAAACAGGCCCATCGCGATCGCACGCTGCAATTGCCCCGTCGGGAATATTCAGAAATTGCAATTGAGTCGCGCAAGTCGTTGATCGACGAAGCCTATCGATTGCTGGCTGATGTCGAACAGCGCCAGAGCTATGATGCTCAATTCTTAGCCCGCACCTACACACCCAGTGCGCTGGAAGCCTTTAAATCAGTCCATGCCGAAGGCGAGGCGGCGGAGTTCAATCCCCAAATGGGCGAAGAAACGCTGCGATCGCTGGCCGCAGATAACACGCCAGCACCGACCCTTGAGCCCTACACGCCCACGGTCGAAATTAGCAATGACCAGTTCGTCGGCGCTTTGCTGATCTTGCTGGAACTGGGCGAATATGAGCAAGCCATTCGCTTAGGGCGTCCCTTTATGGCGAATGGCAGTGACACCCTCGCCGACGGTCGCTATGGCGAGCCAGCCCGAGTCAAAGGGGATGTCGTGTTATCTCTTGCCCTGGCTTGCTTAGAACTAGGACGGGAGCAGTGGCAGCAAAATCAGTACGAAAATGCCGCCGAATCGCTCGATACAGGACTCACCTTGCTAGTCCAAGAAAATAACTTTCCCGCCATTCAGGCTGAGTTGCGTTCCGATCTAGACAAGCTGCGGCCTTACCGTGTCCTCGAACTGGTAGCGCGGCCCTTAGAGCAAACTGCAGAACGTCGCCAAGGCTTTCAACTCTTGAAGGCGATGCTGCAAGACCGGGGCGGCATCGACGGTGCAGGGGATGATCGCTCTGGCCTCTCGACCGACGACTTTCTTCGCTTCATTCAGCAGTTGCGCGGCTACCTCACCGCTGCTGAGCAACAAGAGATTTTTGAAAAAGAAGCTCGTCGCCCCTCCGCCGTTGCGACCTATTTGGCAGTATATGCACTGCTGGCTCGGGGGTTCTCCTTTCATCAGCCCGCTTTGGTGCGCCGGGCCAAGCAACTACTGCAACAGGTCGGTACCCGCCAAGACGTGCATTTAGAGCAGGCGGTTTGCGCTTTATTACTTGGCCAAGCCGAGGAGGCAGGACATGCCCTCGAGCTTAGTCAGGAGTACGAACCCCTCGCCTTTATTCGAGAACATTCTCAAGGGGCGCCGGACTTGTTGCCGGGGCTCTGCCTGTATGCCGAGCGCTGGCTGCGAGAGGAGGTATTTACTCACTTTCGTGACCTGACCGACCAGCAAACTGCCCTCAAAGATTACTTCGCTGACCCACAAGTGCAGTCGTTTTTAGAGACGATGCCCGTGGCGCCAGCGTCACCGCCATCTACTTCTGTGCCCCTCTACACGAGCGAGCGTCCTGACCTGTCCGTCGCTGCCGATGAAGTCTTGCCCCAGTCAGCATTTGCAGCGGCCTCAATGTCTGGTCAGGCGAATGCCGCTAGCGCAAATCCGGATGCCTCCTTAGCCCAAGGACTCACCTTTGTGGACGAAAAACTCGCCAAGGCGGGCGCGGCAGAAACGCTAGGAACCAACCTGGAGCATGATTTGAGTGTGGCGGAGCGAGTGTCGCAGCTTTCTCCGGATGGGCAATTGCAAGGTAGTCAGGCCAAGCCTCGCTCGACCGGGGCCGCCAGCAATGGCTATCGACCATCGGCTCAAGTAGTATCCCCCCCTCCGGCCCAGCCGTCTCGGTCAACGCCGCCGTCGACCCCATCATCCCCCTCGCGATCGCCTCGCTGGGGCCGCTTAGCAGTGGTGGTGATTGTGGGGTTACTGGCCATGGGCACCCTCGGGGTGGTGACGGTACGAGCACTCGCATGGATTGGCGGCCTATTTTCTGGACCCAAAATTCAGCAACCCGCCCTCAACATCAGTTTGTCAACTCCCCCCATTAGCTTGCCCGAAGCGCCAAGTCCCGAGGCGACTATCGGCGTCACTGACATTGCTGAGCGCACGATTACCAACTGGCTAGAAGCCAAACGCCTTGCAATGGGGCCAGAGCACAACATCGCTGTACTGGAAACGGCATTAGTCGATCCGGTGCTCACTCAATGGCAAAACCGGGCCGCTGGCGGTGAGCGCGATAACTGGTATTACACCTTCGAGCATTCGGTCAATGTGATTAGCGTTGAACCCGATGATCCAACGGCTGAGGCGATCACCGTCGAAGCGGAAGTCAATGAAGTCGCGGAGTTTTTTGAACTCGGCGCCCGTAACGACACCCTGTCTTACGATACAAATCTCACCATGCGGTACGAACTTGTGCGCGAGGGTGACGATTGGTATGTAAGGGATATGGCCGAAGTGGGCGAATAG